TGCATAAGAACCCCTCTTTTAATCATTTCTCCGGCCGGGTATTCCAAACTATAGAATATTTTCCTGGTAAAATATAGACTTATAATGATCGTTGATTTATACTAATAATATGAAAGTCGAAAATACCCCGATTTAATTTAAGTGCTCCAAAAAACGAACATTTGTTCTAAATTAAAAAGACGCTCCCATCGAGAGCGTCTTTTTTGGTGCAGATTTTTACTCCACATGATTTCCTTGATAAACCGTTCGGTAAACGGCAGGTGTTAAAGCTTCGAATTTCTTAAAGGTTTTAATAAAATATCCGGCATCACAAAATCCCAATTCATCACCGATCTGATTAATGGATAGATCTGTTGTTTCCAGAAGCTGTTTGGCCCATTCAATTTTTAGACGTGAAATGAAGACGGAGAAGTTTTCACCGGTTTCTTTTACAAAGATTCGGCTGAAATAGCTTGGACTAATGTGACACAGCTTGGCCATCTCACCTAATGTTATATTTTTATTTTTATGATGATAAATATAGTCAAATGCCGGCTGCAGCAGCTTATTGGAAGAACGGAATTCATTCGAGGTCGTCTTTTTTATTTTATTCTCAATTAATGTACTGGAAAGCTCGTGTTGAATCGCTTGTATGTTCCGGTACGTACGATCCGAAGGACTGATGGAATCTTGAGACGGGTTATCGATGTCCAGGGTTAAAGCCTTCTTGTACATATCGATGGTTGAGCTCTTGGTTATCGCTTCTTCCACAATATAGTTGCACAGATGAAATAACATATCGGCGATGGTCGTCACTTCTTCGTATGACAAGGTAGGCAGAGAAAGATAGTCCTGTTTCAACGTTTTGAACTTTTTATTCGTTTCGGAATTGGACGGACGAGTTACGATTTGTTCAAGCGGCTGAGGGTGATCGGTATCACGCAGCTTGATTTGCCCTGCCATGATCGCGCCAATGTATTGATTATCGACAATGATCGGAATGGCAATATCGATAATATTGAAATGGCACATATAAATATACGGTTTATTTAGCCGTACAGCTTCCAAGCCTCCTCTGGCATCACATTTCTGACAGTATGGAGACAGTGAGGGATCTTTTCTGACGGACTGGCAAAAGGATTGACAGTAGCTATGTTTCGTAACAGGAACCCCTTTGTAGTCGACGGTAATAATGGCCATTTTGGTGACCAGCGCAAGGGAGTCCTGTAACGTATGCCACTTCTCCAAATCAATAAGTTTATCTAACTGAAATAATGAATTTTTCATCATGGCTCACTCCCTATAGATTGC
Above is a window of Paenibacillus uliginis N3/975 DNA encoding:
- a CDS encoding PocR ligand-binding domain-containing protein, encoding MKNSLFQLDKLIDLEKWHTLQDSLALVTKMAIITVDYKGVPVTKHSYCQSFCQSVRKDPSLSPYCQKCDARGGLEAVRLNKPYIYMCHFNIIDIAIPIIVDNQYIGAIMAGQIKLRDTDHPQPLEQIVTRPSNSETNKKFKTLKQDYLSLPTLSYEEVTTIADMLFHLCNYIVEEAITKSSTIDMYKKALTLDIDNPSQDSISPSDRTYRNIQAIQHELSSTLIENKIKKTTSNEFRSSNKLLQPAFDYIYHHKNKNITLGEMAKLCHISPSYFSRIFVKETGENFSVFISRLKIEWAKQLLETTDLSINQIGDELGFCDAGYFIKTFKKFEALTPAVYRTVYQGNHVE